A genomic window from Gossypium hirsutum isolate 1008001.06 chromosome D10, Gossypium_hirsutum_v2.1, whole genome shotgun sequence includes:
- the LOC107915143 gene encoding uncharacterized protein, translating to MDMKKMVQITLYNQEKEEKRILLKLNRVGCGDEADQYCYSISQSIPLRDLMLDFIKRVGVTFNSVRFYYEDKPINPAFNAIWLNMKDGDTIAVSRRRNFRPTAATQSTLITLPLAVVGEKPVVLKVKHFRADGALYYYLIGRNTPMKNLLHDYADRINELYEQVNLSCFRFCSIDMGKTADDLGLEDGDVIYAFLFAMRAC from the coding sequence ATGGATATGAAGAAAATGGTTCAAATCACTCTTTATAatcaagagaaagaagaaaagaggattcttttgaaattaaatagGGTTGGTTGTGGGGATGAAGCTGATCAATATTGTTATTCGATCAGTCAAAGCATACCGCTACGTGATCTAATGCTTGACTTCATTAAACGCGTTGGGGTTACATTCAACTCTGTAAGATTTTATTACGAGGATAAGCCTATAAATCCAGCATTCAATGCTAtatggctgaatatgaaagaTGGAGATACCATTGCTGTATCGAGAAGGAGAAACTTTAGACCTACAGCCGCAACTCAATCGACTCTTATTACTTTGCCTCTGGCTGTCGTTGGGGAAAAACCAGTTGTTCTGAAAGTGAAGCATTTTAGAGCGGATGGTGCGCTGTACTATTATTTGATTGGGCGAAACACACCGATGAAAAACCTGTTGCATGATTATGCTGACCGCATCAATGAGTTATACGAGCAAGTCAATTTATCTTGCTTCAGGTTTTGCAGCATTGATATGGGGAAAACAGCCGATGATTTGGGGTTGGAAGATGGAGATGTTATTTACGCGTTTCTGTTTGCTATGCGAGCATGTTAG